A genomic segment from Azospirillum thiophilum encodes:
- a CDS encoding thiamine pyrophosphate-dependent dehydrogenase E1 component subunit alpha, producing MTSQYTPETIARLYRSLYFIRHYEERVAAIYPSDKIKSPVHLSIGQEFISVGVCDVLRPDDAVSGTYRGHAAYLAKGGDPAAMMAEMYGKATGSAAGRGGSMHLIDTKANVLGASAVVGTTIPIAAGYALALKRQKTDRVIVAFFGDGASEEGCFYETLNFAALHKLPILFVCENNFYAIHEPQSKRWATDRFCERVATFGIDARKITSGDLFEVRDTAAELVDKLRRGEGPALIECHAYRWREHVGPNEDYDQGYRPRTEMEPWEARDEVPRIAALLPEAERAAIEAEAQAAIDAAVAFAEQSPFPAAEELYRHVFA from the coding sequence ATGACATCCCAGTATACCCCGGAGACCATCGCTAGGCTGTACCGCTCCCTCTACTTCATCCGCCATTACGAAGAGCGGGTGGCTGCGATCTACCCTTCGGACAAGATCAAGAGCCCGGTGCACCTCTCCATCGGCCAGGAATTCATCTCGGTCGGCGTCTGCGACGTTCTGCGGCCGGACGATGCCGTGTCGGGCACCTACCGGGGACATGCCGCCTATCTGGCGAAGGGCGGCGATCCGGCTGCGATGATGGCCGAGATGTACGGCAAGGCGACCGGCAGCGCCGCCGGACGCGGCGGCTCCATGCATCTGATCGACACCAAGGCCAATGTGCTCGGCGCCTCCGCCGTGGTCGGCACGACGATCCCGATCGCCGCCGGCTACGCCCTCGCCCTGAAGCGGCAGAAGACCGACCGGGTCATCGTCGCCTTCTTCGGCGACGGCGCGTCGGAGGAGGGCTGCTTCTACGAGACGCTGAACTTCGCGGCGCTGCATAAGCTGCCGATCCTGTTCGTCTGCGAGAACAACTTCTACGCCATCCACGAGCCGCAGTCGAAGCGCTGGGCGACCGACCGCTTCTGCGAGCGGGTGGCGACCTTCGGCATCGATGCGCGCAAGATCACGTCCGGCGACCTGTTCGAGGTCCGCGACACCGCGGCCGAACTGGTGGACAAGCTGCGCCGCGGCGAAGGGCCGGCGCTGATCGAATGCCACGCCTACCGCTGGCGCGAGCATGTCGGCCCGAACGAGGATTACGACCAGGGCTACCGTCCGCGGACGGAAATGGAGCCGTGGGAAGCCCGCGACGAAGTGCCGCGCATCGCCGCCCTGCTGCCGGAGGCGGAGCGCGCCGCCATCGAGGCGGAAGCCCAAGCCGCCATCGACGCCGCCGTCGCCTTCGCCGAGCAAAGCCCCTTCCCCGCCGCCGAGGAGCTGTACCGTCATGTCTTCGCCTAA
- a CDS encoding alpha-ketoacid dehydrogenase subunit beta, giving the protein MSSPNAATRQLRYVDALAEAVSQEMARDESVFVFGLDVDDHKAIQGSTRGLLERFGPERIFTTPLSEDAMTGVAIGAAMAGMRPIHVHIRMDFLLLCMNQLVNMAAKAHYMYGGAVKVPMVARSMIGKSWGQGAQHSQGLHSMFMHVPGLKVVAPSNAYDAKGCMIAAIRDDNPVIFMEHRLLYPTEAPVPEAPYTVEFGRARRMLEGGDITVVGVSNMAIECLRAAELLREVDVGVDLIDPITLVPLDIDTIVDSVARTRRLLVVDNSWINCGASAEITSQVSERLGGSGPLQIRRMGFAPTTCPTTPALEQHFYPNPSTIAEAAYAMARPNGSPWRPDPEHARLAYQAQFKGPF; this is encoded by the coding sequence ATGTCTTCGCCTAACGCCGCGACGCGCCAGCTCCGCTACGTCGACGCCCTGGCCGAGGCCGTATCCCAGGAAATGGCGCGCGACGAAAGCGTCTTCGTCTTCGGTCTCGACGTCGACGACCACAAGGCGATCCAGGGGTCGACCCGTGGCCTGCTGGAGCGCTTCGGGCCGGAGCGCATCTTCACCACGCCCTTGTCGGAAGACGCGATGACCGGCGTCGCCATCGGCGCCGCCATGGCCGGGATGCGGCCGATCCATGTCCACATCCGCATGGATTTCCTGCTGCTGTGCATGAACCAGCTCGTCAACATGGCGGCCAAGGCCCATTACATGTATGGCGGTGCCGTCAAGGTGCCGATGGTCGCCCGGTCGATGATCGGCAAGTCCTGGGGCCAGGGCGCGCAGCATTCCCAGGGCCTGCATTCGATGTTCATGCATGTGCCGGGGCTGAAGGTGGTGGCGCCGTCCAACGCCTATGACGCCAAGGGCTGCATGATCGCGGCCATCCGCGACGACAACCCGGTCATCTTCATGGAGCACCGCCTGCTCTATCCGACCGAGGCGCCGGTGCCGGAGGCCCCTTACACGGTCGAGTTCGGCCGGGCCCGCCGCATGCTGGAGGGCGGGGACATCACCGTCGTCGGCGTGTCGAACATGGCGATCGAATGCCTGCGCGCCGCCGAGCTGCTGCGCGAGGTGGATGTCGGCGTCGACCTGATCGACCCGATCACGCTGGTTCCGCTGGACATCGACACCATCGTGGACTCCGTGGCCCGCACCCGCCGGCTGCTGGTGGTCGACAACAGCTGGATCAACTGCGGCGCCAGTGCCGAGATCACCTCCCAGGTGTCGGAACGTCTGGGCGGCTCCGGGCCGCTGCAGATCCGCCGCATGGGCTTCGCCCCCACCACCTGCCCGACCACGCCGGCGCTGGAACAGCATTTCTACCCCAACCCCTCGACCATCGCCGAGGCGGCCTATGCCATGGCCCGCCCGAACGGCTCGCCCTGGCGCCCGGATCCCGAACACGCACGGCTGGCTTATCAGGCGCAGTTCAAGGGTCCGTTCTAA
- a CDS encoding HAD-IIIA family hydrolase, with protein MSMPPHGTPPAAVSADGPTLPPLPRQCVILVGGLGTRLGERTRLTPKPLLEVAGKPFLDHLIGNLARFGFERVLLLGGYRGGVLRDYCAAAATDDGRTSRFGVALSYLIEGEPAGTGGALVQAGDALDERFLLLNGDSFFDINYLDLTAPLGDGMLARVALRRVEDAARYGAVRLEGERIRAFAERPEQGGEGLINGGIYWMDRRILNHIPAGPCSLERDVLPGLAERGELAGRCYDGAFIDIGIPQDLARADALAAEWHRRPAAFLDRDGVLNLDHGYVHRRDHFEWVDGAMDAVKLLNDRGYYVFLITNQAGVAHGHYGEEAIHALHGWMREELRRNGAHPDDVRYCPYHPEGAVERYRRASDWRKPEAGMLRDLMAHWPVETASSFVIGDRDTDMAAAQAAGVAGHLFTGGNLLERGRAILGESGG; from the coding sequence ATGAGCATGCCCCCCCACGGCACGCCGCCCGCGGCTGTTTCCGCTGACGGCCCCACCCTGCCGCCGCTTCCCCGCCAATGCGTCATCCTGGTCGGCGGCCTCGGCACTCGGTTGGGGGAACGCACGCGCCTGACGCCGAAGCCCCTGCTGGAGGTGGCGGGCAAGCCGTTCCTCGATCACCTGATCGGCAACCTCGCCCGCTTCGGCTTCGAGCGGGTGCTGCTGCTGGGCGGTTACCGGGGCGGGGTGCTGCGCGACTATTGCGCCGCGGCGGCCACGGACGACGGCCGGACGAGCCGCTTCGGTGTCGCGCTCTCCTACCTGATCGAGGGGGAGCCGGCCGGCACCGGCGGCGCCCTGGTCCAGGCCGGCGACGCGCTGGACGAGCGCTTCCTGCTGCTGAACGGCGATTCCTTCTTCGACATCAACTATCTGGATCTGACGGCGCCGCTCGGCGACGGGATGCTGGCACGGGTGGCGCTGCGCCGGGTGGAGGATGCGGCGCGCTATGGCGCCGTCCGCCTGGAGGGCGAGCGGATCCGCGCCTTTGCCGAACGGCCGGAGCAGGGGGGAGAGGGACTCATCAACGGTGGCATCTACTGGATGGACCGCCGCATCCTTAACCATATTCCGGCCGGCCCCTGTTCGCTGGAACGCGACGTGCTGCCCGGGCTGGCCGAACGGGGCGAACTGGCCGGGCGCTGCTACGACGGCGCCTTCATCGACATCGGCATCCCCCAGGATCTGGCGCGGGCCGATGCTCTCGCGGCCGAATGGCACCGCCGGCCGGCCGCCTTCCTCGACCGCGACGGGGTGCTGAACCTCGATCACGGCTATGTCCACCGCCGGGACCATTTCGAGTGGGTCGACGGGGCGATGGATGCCGTCAAGCTGCTGAACGATCGCGGCTATTACGTCTTCCTCATCACCAACCAGGCGGGCGTCGCCCACGGCCACTACGGGGAGGAGGCGATCCACGCCCTCCATGGCTGGATGCGGGAGGAACTGCGCCGCAACGGCGCCCATCCCGACGATGTCCGCTATTGTCCCTACCACCCGGAGGGAGCGGTGGAGCGCTACCGCCGCGCGTCCGACTGGCGCAAGCCGGAGGCCGGCATGCTGCGCGACCTGATGGCCCATTGGCCGGTGGAGACCGCCAGCAGCTTCGTCATCGGCGACCGCGACACCGACATGGCCGCCGCGCAGGCGGC
- a CDS encoding NAD-dependent epimerase/dehydratase family protein, whose protein sequence is MSQSLNILVTGGAGYLGSIMVPALLDAGHSVTVLDSFMFRQASLSHVCAHPKFDLVRGDARDEATLRSLTKTADVVIPLAALVGAPLCDADKIGAETINRDAVVTLTRILSPSQRLVMPVTNSGYGVGEQGKFCTEDSPLNPISLYGRTKVEAEKAVLDHGNSISFRLATVFGMAPRMRIDLLVNDFVYRAVNDRAVVLFEPHFKRNYIHVRDVARAFLHGLENFETMQGRPYNVGLSDANLSKWELCERIQKHLPKFVFLEAPIGEDPDKRDYIVSNERIEATGYKPAFSLDDGIQELIKGYRMIRNAVYGNVV, encoded by the coding sequence ATGTCCCAGTCCCTGAACATCCTCGTCACCGGCGGTGCCGGCTATCTCGGCTCGATCATGGTCCCGGCGCTGCTCGATGCCGGCCATTCGGTGACCGTACTCGACAGCTTCATGTTCCGCCAGGCGTCGCTGAGCCATGTCTGCGCCCATCCGAAGTTCGATCTGGTCCGCGGCGACGCCCGTGACGAAGCCACCCTGCGCAGCCTGACGAAGACCGCCGACGTCGTCATTCCGCTGGCGGCGCTGGTGGGCGCCCCGCTGTGCGACGCCGACAAGATCGGAGCCGAGACCATCAACCGCGACGCGGTGGTCACCCTCACCAGGATTCTGTCGCCGTCGCAGCGCCTGGTGATGCCGGTCACCAACTCCGGCTACGGGGTCGGGGAACAGGGCAAGTTCTGCACCGAAGACAGCCCGCTGAACCCGATCTCGCTCTATGGCCGGACCAAGGTCGAGGCCGAGAAGGCGGTGCTGGACCACGGCAACTCGATCAGCTTCCGTCTGGCCACCGTGTTCGGCATGGCGCCGCGCATGCGCATCGACCTGCTGGTCAACGACTTCGTCTACCGCGCCGTCAACGACCGCGCCGTGGTGCTGTTCGAGCCGCACTTCAAGCGCAACTACATCCATGTCCGCGACGTGGCCCGCGCCTTCCTGCACGGGCTGGAGAATTTCGAGACGATGCAGGGCCGCCCCTACAATGTGGGCCTGTCCGACGCCAACCTGTCGAAGTGGGAACTGTGCGAGCGGATCCAGAAGCACCTGCCGAAGTTCGTCTTCCTGGAGGCGCCGATCGGCGAGGATCCGGACAAGCGCGACTACATCGTCTCCAACGAACGGATCGAGGCGACGGGCTACAAGCCGGCCTTCTCGCTGGATGACGGCATCCAGGAGTTGATCAAGGGCTATCGCATGATCCGCAACGCGGTCTACGGCAACGTCGTCTGA